One genomic region from Stackebrandtia nassauensis DSM 44728 encodes:
- a CDS encoding NAD(P) transhydrogenase subunit alpha → MVSTTVGVVKEPSPGESRVSLIPEQVSRLKTSGLDVVVESAAGHGAHIADEEYTAAGAAVVAVDELYERADIITRVSALSAADAKRLRDGQLLAGLLEPLRYLDIMRELAANNITTASLDMLPRTLSRAQSMDVLSSQANIAGYKAAVLAADNYGRYFPMLTTAAGTSPPANALILGTGVAGLSAIGTARRLGAVVTAYDVRPESRAEVESLGARFLELETTVAASGTGGYARALTEDERAAQQRELSTRIGKFDVVITTAKVPGKTPPLLVTREALAGMRPGSVVVDLAASDLGGNVAGSEPESTIDIDGVRVIGAGNLPSVMASAASAAYSRNMFAFLSHLIDEGSVAIDLDDEINAGVIITHNRSFVNKIVADAEAA, encoded by the coding sequence ATGGTTTCCACCACTGTAGGCGTCGTCAAGGAACCCTCACCCGGCGAAAGCCGGGTTTCGCTTATCCCGGAGCAGGTCTCGCGGCTCAAAACCAGCGGGCTCGACGTCGTGGTCGAGTCCGCGGCCGGACACGGCGCCCACATCGCCGACGAGGAGTACACGGCCGCCGGAGCGGCCGTCGTTGCCGTCGACGAACTGTACGAACGCGCCGACATCATCACCCGCGTGAGCGCCCTCAGCGCCGCCGACGCGAAACGGCTGCGCGACGGCCAGCTGCTGGCCGGGCTGCTGGAACCGTTGCGGTACCTGGACATCATGCGCGAGCTCGCCGCGAACAACATCACCACCGCCAGCCTCGACATGCTGCCGAGGACGCTGTCGCGGGCCCAGTCCATGGACGTGCTCAGCTCGCAGGCCAACATCGCCGGTTACAAGGCCGCGGTACTGGCCGCCGACAACTACGGCCGCTACTTCCCGATGCTCACCACCGCCGCCGGAACCTCGCCGCCCGCCAACGCGCTCATCCTGGGCACCGGGGTGGCGGGCCTGTCGGCCATCGGCACCGCCCGCAGGCTCGGCGCCGTCGTGACCGCCTACGACGTGCGGCCCGAGTCGCGCGCCGAAGTGGAATCGCTGGGGGCGCGGTTCCTGGAACTGGAGACCACCGTCGCGGCGTCGGGCACCGGCGGCTACGCCCGCGCGCTGACCGAGGACGAACGCGCCGCCCAGCAACGGGAACTGTCGACGCGCATCGGGAAGTTCGACGTCGTCATCACGACCGCGAAGGTGCCCGGCAAAACGCCGCCGCTGCTGGTGACGCGGGAGGCGCTGGCGGGGATGCGGCCGGGCTCGGTGGTGGTGGACCTCGCCGCCTCCGACCTGGGCGGCAACGTCGCCGGTTCGGAACCCGAGTCCACGATAGACATCGACGGGGTGCGGGTGATCGGGGCGGGCAACCTGCCGTCGGTCATGGCCTCGGCCGCGTCGGCGGCCTACTCCCGCAACATGTTCGCGTTCCTGAGCCACCTCATTGACGAGGGCTCGGTCGCCATCGACCTCGACGACGAGATCAACGCGGGAGTCATCATCACCCACAACAGGTCCTTTGTGAACAAAATCGTGGCGGACGCGGAGGCGGCGTGA
- a CDS encoding FAD-dependent oxidoreductase, producing MTLSVSIIGGGIGGLTLAHGLRRRGVNVRVFERDQSKTERLQGYRVHLSPKGCQALHECLPPELYQRFLATTGKSNSSLGFYDKDLRELLVVESEELKTEHDTANYRSVNRMALREVLISDLRESLELGKKFVRYEKLTDGRVRAHFDDGSHADADLLVAADGAGSQVRQQYLPQAPRVDTGAFVISGKVPLTDATMGLLPPQADTGPCMIFGPNGRMGFVAAHRVRDSGHSEGERDLLWDDAADYIMWNIVTTWDGQDHRDTLMAHSPERLLETALSSVAGWSPQLAELLRASDLGTVMIYPFSRATTLEHWPASNVTLLGDAIHCMPPTAGQGANTAIRDAALLRDTIVSVVDGERDLVAAVADYEQRMRGYAYPIVEEAMRNLRGGISKSRVGHAATKSVFRMINRIGPVKRRMARAMTSD from the coding sequence ATGACCCTTTCGGTATCGATCATCGGCGGCGGCATCGGCGGCCTGACCCTCGCGCACGGGCTGCGGCGCCGCGGCGTTAACGTCCGGGTCTTCGAACGCGACCAGTCCAAGACCGAAAGGCTACAGGGCTATCGGGTTCACCTGTCCCCCAAGGGATGCCAGGCACTGCACGAATGCCTGCCGCCGGAGCTGTACCAACGGTTCCTGGCCACCACCGGAAAATCCAACTCCAGTCTCGGCTTCTACGACAAGGACCTGCGCGAACTGCTGGTCGTCGAGTCGGAGGAACTCAAGACCGAGCACGACACCGCCAACTACCGGTCGGTGAACCGGATGGCGCTGCGCGAGGTCCTGATCTCCGACCTGCGTGAGTCGCTGGAACTGGGCAAGAAGTTCGTCCGCTACGAGAAGTTGACCGACGGCCGGGTGCGGGCGCACTTCGACGACGGCAGCCACGCCGACGCCGACCTGCTGGTGGCCGCCGACGGCGCCGGTTCGCAAGTGCGGCAACAGTACCTGCCGCAGGCGCCCCGAGTGGACACCGGCGCGTTCGTCATCTCCGGGAAGGTGCCGCTGACCGACGCGACGATGGGCCTGCTGCCCCCGCAGGCGGACACCGGGCCGTGCATGATCTTCGGGCCGAACGGGCGCATGGGTTTCGTCGCCGCGCACCGGGTCCGCGACAGTGGACACTCCGAGGGTGAGCGGGATCTGCTGTGGGACGACGCGGCCGACTACATCATGTGGAACATCGTCACCACCTGGGACGGCCAGGATCACCGCGACACCCTGATGGCGCACTCCCCCGAGCGGCTGCTGGAAACGGCACTGTCCTCGGTGGCGGGATGGTCGCCGCAGCTGGCGGAACTGTTGCGCGCCAGCGACCTGGGCACCGTCATGATCTACCCGTTCAGCCGGGCCACGACGCTGGAGCACTGGCCCGCCAGCAACGTCACGCTGCTGGGCGACGCGATCCACTGCATGCCGCCGACCGCCGGGCAGGGCGCCAACACCGCGATCCGCGACGCCGCGCTGCTGCGCGACACCATCGTGTCCGTGGTGGACGGTGAACGCGACCTGGTCGCCGCGGTGGCCGACTACGAACAACGGATGCGCGGCTACGCGTATCCGATCGTCGAGGAGGCCATGCGCAACCTGCGCGGCGGTATCTCCAAGAGCCGCGTCGGCCACGCCGCGACCAAGTCGGTGTTCAGGATGATCAATAGGATCGGTCCGGTCAAACGCCGCATGGCGCGGGCGATGACCTCCGACTGA
- a CDS encoding enoyl-CoA hydratase/isomerase family protein, producing MTDSATIKTDIDGPVARITLMRPQVRNAQTPDMWQELREAGRNLPGDIRCVIVAGQGPAFSAGLDFEILSGPLPRELAEMSDDDAEARLWSFQEAFDWLRRPDLVSIAAVQGHAIGAGLQLALACDLRVIAADARLRVGEPGLGLVPDLGGTKRLVSLVGYSRAMELCLTGRTVTAEESMALGLATVTVPVEELDDAAEDLALAVLSVPRDAAIETKALLLQAAGNDDSTQLAAERAAQLRLLRSRVPVEEE from the coding sequence ATGACCGATTCGGCGACGATAAAGACGGACATCGACGGACCCGTGGCGCGGATAACCCTGATGCGTCCGCAGGTGCGCAACGCGCAGACGCCGGACATGTGGCAAGAGCTGCGCGAAGCCGGCCGCAACCTGCCTGGAGACATCCGCTGCGTCATCGTCGCCGGACAGGGCCCGGCGTTCTCAGCCGGGCTCGACTTCGAGATCCTGTCGGGACCGCTACCACGTGAGCTGGCCGAGATGTCGGATGACGACGCCGAGGCACGCCTGTGGTCGTTCCAGGAGGCGTTCGACTGGCTGCGCCGCCCCGACCTGGTCTCCATCGCCGCCGTCCAGGGCCACGCCATCGGCGCGGGCCTGCAACTGGCACTGGCCTGCGACCTGCGGGTCATCGCCGCCGACGCCAGGCTGCGGGTGGGAGAACCCGGCCTGGGACTGGTGCCCGACCTCGGTGGCACCAAGCGGCTGGTCTCCCTGGTGGGCTACTCCCGCGCCATGGAACTGTGCCTGACCGGCCGCACCGTCACCGCCGAGGAGTCCATGGCCCTCGGCCTGGCCACCGTGACCGTCCCGGTGGAGGAACTGGACGACGCCGCCGAAGACCTCGCCCTCGCGGTCCTCTCCGTGCCGCGCGACGCCGCCATCGAGACCAAGGCGCTGCTGCTGCAGGCCGCCGGAAACGACGACTCCACCCAGCTGGCCGCCGAACGCGCCGCCCAACTGCGACTGCTGCGCTCCCGCGTCCCCGTCGAGGAGGAATAA
- a CDS encoding NAD(P) transhydrogenase subunit alpha, which produces MELDLLTAVTVFVLGVLVGFEVISKVPATLHTPLMSGANSIHGIVVIGAMLITATADGFLGYLLAFLAVAFGFANVVGGYVVTDRMLHMFKARPAAKEGSAS; this is translated from the coding sequence ATGGAACTCGATCTTCTGACCGCGGTCACCGTGTTCGTGCTCGGCGTCCTGGTGGGCTTCGAGGTGATCAGCAAGGTGCCCGCGACCCTGCACACCCCGCTGATGTCGGGGGCCAACTCGATCCACGGCATCGTCGTCATCGGTGCCATGCTCATCACCGCCACCGCCGACGGATTCCTCGGCTACCTGCTGGCGTTCCTGGCGGTGGCCTTCGGCTTCGCCAACGTCGTCGGCGGATACGTCGTCACCGACCGGATGCTGCACATGTTCAAGGCCCGCCCGGCCGCGAAGGAGGGGTCCGCGTCATGA
- a CDS encoding helix-turn-helix domain-containing protein, which yields MGHNDTRIGDGRSRRINGEERLALIKKLVAGYSEGHSIRSLAASVDRSYGFVHRVLSEAGVKLRKRGGRRGPAVT from the coding sequence ATGGGACACAATGACACCCGGATTGGTGACGGCCGGAGTCGCCGGATCAATGGGGAAGAGCGCTTGGCTTTGATCAAGAAGCTTGTGGCCGGGTACAGCGAAGGCCACAGTATCCGCAGTCTGGCGGCCTCGGTGGACAGATCGTACGGTTTCGTCCACCGTGTTCTGTCCGAAGCCGGAGTAAAACTTCGCAAACGCGGCGGTCGCCGTGGCCCCGCCGTGACATAA
- a CDS encoding SigE family RNA polymerase sigma factor — protein sequence MRPEHESEYCDYAANRLVPMRRFAYLVCGDWHRAEDAVQNAFVKLYLAWARAQRADSLDAYTRRIVLNCVKEVQRRHWFTRERSTSEPPDRAATGDTGSEERRLVLDALAQLPMRRRATLVLRYWEDLSVEQTARVLRCSPATVKSQTVRGLRTLRGLLTDSFREQIERT from the coding sequence ATGCGACCCGAGCACGAATCCGAGTACTGCGATTACGCCGCCAACCGGCTGGTGCCGATGCGGCGGTTCGCGTACCTGGTGTGCGGTGACTGGCATCGCGCCGAGGACGCGGTCCAGAACGCGTTCGTGAAGCTGTACCTGGCCTGGGCCCGCGCGCAGCGAGCCGACTCGCTGGACGCGTACACCCGGCGGATCGTGCTCAACTGCGTCAAGGAGGTGCAGCGGCGGCACTGGTTCACGCGCGAACGGTCGACGAGCGAACCGCCCGATCGCGCCGCGACCGGTGACACCGGCTCCGAGGAGCGGCGGCTGGTGCTGGATGCCTTGGCCCAGTTGCCGATGCGCCGCCGGGCGACGCTCGTCCTGCGTTACTGGGAGGACCTGTCGGTCGAGCAGACCGCGCGCGTCCTGCGCTGTTCTCCCGCCACCGTCAAGAGTCAGACCGTGCGAGGCCTGCGAACACTGCGCGGTCTGCTGACGGACTCGTTTCGCGAACAGATCGAAAGGACCTGA
- a CDS encoding SigE family RNA polymerase sigma factor produces MRAEQEAEFREYVAARAGQLRRCAYLVCGDWHRAEDAVQIAFVKLYGAWNRARRSGLDAYARRIVLNSVIDDHRRAWFRRERSSERLPERPLGDHSQASADRLTIMNALALLPVRQRAVIVLRYWDDQPVEQTALIMRCSTGTVKSQTARGLRTLRGLLTESIHERIEGITS; encoded by the coding sequence ATGCGAGCCGAGCAGGAAGCCGAGTTTCGCGAATACGTCGCCGCCCGGGCCGGGCAGTTGCGTCGGTGCGCCTATCTGGTGTGCGGCGACTGGCATCGCGCCGAGGACGCCGTCCAAATCGCCTTCGTGAAGCTTTACGGCGCCTGGAATCGGGCGCGGCGATCCGGGCTGGACGCCTATGCCCGGCGCATCGTCCTCAACTCGGTCATCGACGACCACCGGCGGGCGTGGTTCCGTCGGGAACGGTCGAGCGAACGGCTTCCCGAGCGGCCGCTGGGCGACCACAGCCAGGCCAGCGCCGACAGACTCACGATCATGAATGCCCTCGCCCTGCTGCCGGTGCGGCAGCGGGCGGTCATCGTCCTGCGGTATTGGGACGACCAGCCGGTCGAGCAGACCGCACTCATCATGCGCTGCTCGACCGGCACCGTCAAAAGCCAGACCGCGCGAGGCTTGCGAACACTGCGCGGCCTGCTGACGGAATCGATCCACGAACGAATCGAGGGAATTACATCATGA
- a CDS encoding RNA polymerase sigma-70 factor, whose translation MATATELFEQHRNLLFSVAYRMLGSAADAEDVVQDSWLKWSAVDLDTVDSPKAYLVRIASNTALNRLKSAQVQRESYVGPWLPEPILTSPDIAEDVEMADSVSMAMLVVLESLTPEERAVFVLREVFGFPHTEIASALDRPEASVRQLAHRARSHVQARRPRFDADREKQKQATEEFLSAAAGGDINRLMEILAPDAALWTDGGGKVKAPLRDIHGAHRIANFFVKVATQPWQGYRPEQWEFAAAQINGANGVLIRVEGKVVTAFTTEVLDGRITAIHLVGNPDKLAHLDED comes from the coding sequence ACACCGGAACCTGCTGTTCTCGGTGGCGTACCGGATGCTCGGCTCGGCCGCCGACGCCGAGGACGTCGTCCAGGACTCCTGGCTGAAGTGGTCGGCCGTCGACCTGGACACGGTGGACTCGCCCAAGGCGTACCTGGTGCGCATCGCCAGCAACACCGCGCTCAACCGGCTGAAGTCCGCCCAGGTGCAACGCGAGTCCTATGTGGGGCCGTGGTTGCCGGAACCGATACTCACCTCCCCCGACATCGCCGAGGACGTGGAAATGGCCGACTCCGTCTCGATGGCGATGCTGGTCGTCCTCGAATCGCTGACCCCCGAGGAGCGGGCGGTGTTCGTGCTGCGGGAGGTCTTCGGGTTCCCGCACACCGAGATCGCCAGCGCCCTGGACCGTCCCGAGGCCAGCGTGCGGCAGTTGGCGCACCGGGCCCGCTCGCACGTGCAGGCCCGCAGGCCCCGCTTCGACGCCGACCGCGAGAAGCAGAAGCAGGCCACCGAGGAGTTCCTGTCGGCCGCCGCGGGCGGCGACATCAACCGCCTCATGGAGATCCTCGCCCCCGACGCGGCACTGTGGACCGACGGCGGCGGCAAGGTCAAGGCACCGCTGCGCGACATCCACGGCGCGCACAGGATCGCGAACTTCTTCGTCAAGGTCGCGACCCAGCCGTGGCAGGGCTACCGCCCCGAACAGTGGGAGTTCGCCGCCGCGCAGATCAACGGGGCCAACGGCGTCCTGATCCGGGTCGAGGGCAAGGTCGTCACCGCGTTCACCACCGAGGTCCTCGACGGCCGCATCACGGCGATCCACCTGGTCGGCAACCCGGACAAACTGGCCCACCTCGACGAGGATTAG
- a CDS encoding ABC transporter ATP-binding protein: protein MMGGGGMRMMGALHRGDEKLAATKLSKGMFARIMRFTAGFRRDITIFLVTVVAAAGIGVATPVLAGDVVNEINAGDDLGAIVRIAGLIALLAVIDGGLSLASRWFSARVGEGLIYELRRKVFGHVQSMPLAFFTRTQTGALVSRLNNDVMGAQRAFTSTLSGLVSNVIAVVLTLAVMATQSWQITLLSLVMLPLFLIPAKMVGRKLATLTRESFELNAGMNAQMTERFGVGGALLVKLFGRPEHEVGQFAERADRVRSIGITTAMYGRTFIVALTLVAGLAQAVTYGLGGWLAITGSLSAGTVVTLALLLTRLYGPLTALSNVRVDVMSALVSFQRVFEVLDLKPLIADAPDAKPVPEGPARVEFDDVTFAYPDAKDVSLASLEDVATLDTTENGTVLNGVTFDVKPGTMVALVGPSGAGKTTTSLLVPRVYDVSSGAVRINGLDVREATARSLTDTIGVVTQDAHMFHDSIRANLGYGRPDATDAQLWNALERAHIAEVVRRLPDGLDTVVGERGYRFSGGEKQRLAIARLLLKSPRVVILDEATAHLDSESEAAVQRALAEALEGRTALVIAHRLSTVRDADEIVVLDDGRVAERGSHAELVERGGLYAELYHTQFVRTDSPATLTGPGKAGPLESAV from the coding sequence ATGATGGGCGGGGGCGGCATGCGGATGATGGGCGCCCTGCACCGTGGCGACGAGAAGCTGGCCGCGACGAAACTGTCCAAGGGCATGTTCGCGCGCATCATGCGGTTCACCGCCGGGTTCCGGCGCGACATCACGATCTTCCTGGTGACGGTCGTGGCCGCGGCGGGGATCGGGGTGGCCACCCCGGTGCTGGCCGGGGACGTCGTCAACGAGATCAACGCGGGTGACGACCTGGGCGCTATCGTGCGCATCGCCGGACTCATCGCGCTGTTGGCCGTCATCGACGGGGGTCTTTCGCTGGCCAGCCGCTGGTTCTCCGCCCGGGTGGGGGAGGGGCTCATCTATGAGTTGCGGCGCAAGGTCTTCGGGCACGTGCAGTCGATGCCCCTGGCCTTCTTCACCCGCACTCAGACCGGCGCGCTGGTGTCGCGGCTCAACAACGACGTCATGGGCGCCCAGCGCGCGTTCACGTCCACGCTGTCGGGCCTGGTGTCCAACGTCATCGCCGTGGTGCTGACCCTGGCGGTCATGGCGACCCAGTCGTGGCAGATCACGCTGTTGTCGCTCGTGATGCTGCCGCTGTTCCTGATCCCGGCCAAAATGGTCGGACGCAAGCTGGCGACGTTGACCCGAGAGAGCTTCGAACTCAACGCGGGCATGAACGCCCAGATGACCGAGCGTTTCGGCGTCGGCGGCGCCCTGCTGGTGAAACTGTTCGGACGGCCCGAACACGAGGTGGGCCAGTTCGCCGAGCGCGCCGACCGGGTGCGCTCCATCGGCATCACCACCGCCATGTACGGCCGCACCTTCATCGTGGCGCTGACCCTGGTGGCCGGGCTCGCCCAGGCCGTCACCTACGGGCTGGGCGGCTGGCTGGCCATCACCGGCTCGCTCAGCGCCGGGACCGTCGTGACACTGGCGCTGCTGCTGACCCGGCTGTACGGTCCGCTGACCGCGCTGTCCAACGTCCGCGTGGACGTCATGAGCGCGCTGGTGAGCTTCCAGCGGGTCTTCGAGGTCCTCGACCTCAAACCGCTGATCGCCGACGCCCCTGACGCCAAGCCGGTGCCCGAGGGCCCCGCCAGGGTCGAGTTCGACGACGTCACCTTCGCCTACCCGGACGCCAAGGACGTGTCGCTGGCCTCGCTGGAGGACGTGGCCACACTGGACACCACCGAGAACGGAACCGTCCTCAACGGAGTGACCTTCGACGTCAAACCCGGCACCATGGTGGCCCTGGTCGGCCCGTCGGGCGCGGGCAAGACCACCACCTCGCTGCTGGTGCCCCGCGTCTACGACGTCAGCTCCGGCGCGGTGCGCATCAACGGGCTCGACGTCCGCGAGGCGACCGCCCGGTCGCTGACCGACACCATCGGCGTCGTCACCCAGGACGCCCACATGTTCCACGACTCGATCCGCGCCAACCTCGGCTACGGCCGTCCCGACGCCACCGACGCCCAGCTGTGGAACGCGCTGGAACGCGCCCACATCGCCGAGGTGGTGCGCCGACTGCCCGACGGGCTGGACACCGTGGTGGGGGAGCGCGGCTACCGGTTCTCCGGCGGCGAGAAACAGCGGCTGGCCATCGCCCGGCTGCTGCTGAAGTCGCCGCGGGTGGTGATCCTGGACGAGGCCACCGCCCACCTGGACAGCGAATCCGAGGCCGCCGTGCAGCGGGCGCTCGCCGAAGCCCTGGAGGGACGCACCGCGCTGGTGATCGCGCACCGGCTGTCGACGGTGCGCGACGCCGACGAGATCGTGGTGCTGGACGACGGCCGGGTCGCCGAACGCGGCAGCCACGCCGAACTCGTCGAACGCGGCGGCCTGTACGCCGAGCTGTACCACACCCAGTTCGTGCGCACCGATTCCCCGGCGACGCTGACGGGGCCCGGCAAGGCCGGGCCCCTGGAATCGGCGGTCTGA
- a CDS encoding NAD(P)(+) transhydrogenase (Re/Si-specific) subunit beta gives MTTTETVIRYLFLAAAACFVIGLHLMNSPKTARRGNLLSAAAMAVGIGATAVLLIAEGAITTTGWLVLLAGAAVGSAAGLYLARSVEMTAMPQLVSLFNAVGGGAAALLAVEHLLQAETVHVRETIPGGLDILIGAVTFSGSVVAAGKLQGLIPGRPIVFLGARALNVVLGLVFVGSTAWLVLDEGNLVAMLLLLVAATVFGVTMVLPIGGADMPVVISLLNAFTGTAVAMAGFVLGEVVLIVAGALVGASGAILTKLMADAMNRSITNIILGGFGTGDEAATADDSGGTVRSVSADDVAIQLAYAQKVVVVPGYGLAAAQAQHELASLAEILEGHGVEVSYAIHPVAGRMPGHMNVLLAEAQVPYPALREMDEINPDFPQVDVALVIGANDVTNPIARKPGNPMSGMPILDVDKARSIVVVKRSMGHGYAGIDNTLYSDPKTGMFFTDAKKGMVALAAAVRSFVA, from the coding sequence ATGACCACCACCGAAACCGTGATCCGGTACCTGTTCCTGGCCGCGGCCGCCTGCTTCGTCATCGGCCTGCACCTGATGAACTCCCCGAAGACCGCCCGGCGCGGCAACCTGCTGTCGGCGGCGGCCATGGCCGTGGGCATCGGCGCCACCGCCGTGCTGCTCATCGCCGAAGGCGCCATCACCACCACCGGCTGGCTGGTGCTTTTGGCCGGGGCGGCGGTCGGCTCCGCGGCGGGCCTCTACCTGGCCCGCAGCGTCGAGATGACCGCGATGCCGCAACTGGTGAGCCTGTTCAACGCCGTCGGCGGCGGCGCCGCGGCCCTGTTGGCCGTGGAACACCTGCTGCAAGCCGAGACCGTCCACGTGCGCGAGACGATCCCCGGCGGCCTGGACATCCTCATCGGCGCGGTCACCTTCTCCGGTTCGGTGGTCGCGGCGGGCAAACTCCAGGGCCTGATCCCCGGACGCCCCATCGTGTTCCTCGGCGCCCGGGCCCTCAACGTCGTGCTCGGCCTGGTCTTCGTCGGTTCGACGGCCTGGCTGGTCCTCGACGAGGGCAACCTGGTCGCGATGCTGCTGTTGCTGGTGGCCGCCACCGTCTTCGGCGTCACCATGGTGCTGCCCATCGGCGGCGCCGACATGCCGGTGGTGATCTCGCTGCTGAACGCGTTCACCGGCACCGCGGTGGCCATGGCCGGGTTCGTCCTCGGCGAAGTGGTGCTCATCGTGGCCGGTGCGCTGGTGGGAGCCTCGGGCGCGATCCTCACCAAACTCATGGCCGACGCCATGAACCGCTCGATCACGAACATCATCCTCGGCGGTTTCGGTACCGGCGACGAGGCCGCGACCGCCGACGACAGCGGCGGCACCGTGCGGTCGGTGTCGGCCGACGACGTCGCGATCCAGCTGGCGTACGCGCAGAAGGTCGTCGTGGTCCCCGGCTACGGACTGGCCGCCGCCCAGGCCCAGCACGAGCTGGCCAGCCTCGCCGAGATCCTCGAGGGCCACGGCGTCGAGGTCAGCTACGCGATCCACCCGGTCGCCGGACGCATGCCCGGCCACATGAACGTCCTGCTCGCCGAAGCCCAGGTCCCGTACCCGGCACTGCGCGAGATGGACGAGATCAACCCCGACTTCCCGCAGGTGGACGTGGCGCTGGTCATCGGCGCCAACGACGTCACCAACCCGATCGCCCGCAAACCCGGCAACCCGATGTCGGGCATGCCGATCCTCGACGTCGACAAGGCACGGTCCATCGTGGTCGTCAAACGCTCCATGGGCCACGGTTACGCGGGCATCGACAACACCCTGTACTCCGACCCGAAGACCGGCATGTTCTTCACCGACGCCAAGAAGGGAATGGTGGCACTGGCCGCGGCGGTCCGCTCCTTTGTCGCCTGA